One uncultured Caproiciproducens sp. DNA segment encodes these proteins:
- a CDS encoding DEAD/DEAH box helicase yields MNFKDLNLNPKILDALEKENYAVPTPIQEQAIPLVLAGRDLLGCAQTGTGKTAAFAVPILQLLGNHIAEKIEPRKIRSLILTPTRELAVQIYESFHSYGRYTRLHACVVFGGVSQKMQVEKLRRGVDILVATPGRLNDLMNQGYIQLQNVEILVLDEADRMLDMGFIADVKKIISKIPQKRQTLLFSATMPKEIEEMVNSILVDPAKVSITPPATTVDMIDQSLYFVDKDNKRKLLIHLLLDQSIRSALVFTRTKHGADRVVKDLTTAKINAQAIHGNKSQNARQTALNSFKNGNIRVLVATDIAARGIDIEDLSCVFNYDLPEVPETYVHRIGRTGRAGLSGKAVSFCCIDEKSDLRNIQKLIGKTIPVVEDNPYPLLITTPTPKSELRHRRPMAPSIDPRRKAPIKKETTGRSSFSDSAKGGPPAKKYTDKPKWKNTYSRKG; encoded by the coding sequence ATGAATTTTAAAGACCTTAACCTCAACCCAAAGATATTGGATGCCCTCGAAAAAGAAAACTATGCCGTACCAACACCCATTCAGGAGCAGGCAATTCCGCTTGTGCTCGCCGGCAGAGATTTGCTCGGCTGCGCGCAGACCGGCACCGGAAAAACAGCGGCGTTTGCCGTGCCGATCTTACAGCTTTTAGGCAACCACATCGCGGAAAAAATTGAGCCGCGTAAAATCCGCTCCTTAATCCTCACGCCGACAAGAGAACTTGCCGTTCAAATTTATGAAAGTTTTCATTCTTACGGCCGTTACACCAGACTGCACGCCTGCGTGGTGTTCGGCGGTGTTTCCCAGAAGATGCAGGTGGAAAAACTGCGCCGCGGCGTGGACATATTGGTCGCCACCCCCGGCAGACTGAACGATTTGATGAATCAGGGATACATTCAGCTGCAAAATGTGGAAATACTTGTGCTGGATGAAGCGGACCGCATGCTTGATATGGGATTTATTGCGGACGTAAAGAAAATCATTTCAAAGATTCCTCAGAAAAGGCAGACACTTCTTTTCTCCGCAACCATGCCAAAAGAAATCGAGGAAATGGTTAATTCCATTCTGGTTGATCCTGCCAAGGTGAGCATTACACCGCCGGCAACGACTGTGGACATGATCGATCAGTCTCTGTATTTTGTGGATAAGGATAATAAACGCAAGCTGCTGATTCATCTTTTACTGGATCAGTCGATCCGATCCGCTCTGGTGTTTACCAGAACGAAGCATGGTGCCGATCGTGTGGTTAAGGATCTGACCACGGCAAAAATCAACGCGCAGGCCATCCATGGGAACAAGTCGCAGAATGCCCGCCAGACAGCGCTGAACAGTTTTAAAAATGGAAATATCCGCGTGCTTGTGGCGACGGATATCGCGGCGAGGGGCATTGATATTGAGGATCTTTCCTGTGTGTTCAACTATGATCTTCCCGAGGTTCCCGAAACCTACGTTCACCGTATTGGACGAACCGGCAGAGCCGGCCTAAGCGGAAAGGCTGTTTCATTTTGCTGTATCGATGAGAAATCGGATTTAAGAAATATTCAGAAACTGATCGGAAAAACCATTCCAGTGGTGGAGGACAACCCGTATCCCCTGCTGATTACAACCCCAACCCCAAAATCGGAATTGCGCCACCGCCGCCCTATGGCGCCGAGCATCGATCCAAGAAGGAAAGCGCCGATCAAAAAAGAAACAACCGGCAGAAGCAGTTTCTCCGACAGTGCAAAAGGCGGCCCGCCGGCTAAAAAATATACGGATAAGCCTAAGTGGAAAAATACGTATTCCCGGAAGGGTTAA
- a CDS encoding sporulation protein: MRMKQGLLLTATFLIACTLLIFPAQAAAGAKNGIGYCLQILVPSLYPFMVLSVFVVKSGLSEKIGRLFEAPCRAVLKLPGSTAATILMSAIGGYPTGARGIASLYEDGAISENQAARMLCFCVNSGPAFVITAVGMGFLRNERSGIILLVSQLAASLILCVVCGIGVKNEIVSSKNKRKRAKNTGADALILSAADAARSMINMCCFVILFAAILNLLRLWVKEPRAAAALSALLEVTGGCSDLAKLGVPLWAVSLAIGWGGVCVHFQILSSVSSIRVHLPRFMLFRLFHGLAAAAITWALMRVFPADVEVFNTTSQPLAGAFSSSVPTAAALIALCVALIFSLPREKLEINDQ, translated from the coding sequence ATGAGAATGAAACAGGGTCTGCTGCTGACCGCAACATTCCTGATCGCCTGCACGCTCCTGATTTTCCCCGCACAGGCCGCGGCAGGCGCCAAAAACGGAATCGGATACTGCCTGCAAATCCTTGTGCCCTCGCTGTATCCGTTTATGGTATTGTCCGTGTTTGTGGTCAAAAGCGGTCTGTCGGAAAAAATCGGCAGACTGTTTGAAGCGCCCTGCCGCGCTGTGTTAAAACTGCCGGGCAGTACGGCCGCGACCATCCTGATGAGCGCGATCGGCGGATATCCTACCGGAGCGCGCGGCATTGCGTCATTGTACGAAGACGGCGCCATCAGCGAGAATCAGGCTGCCCGTATGCTTTGCTTCTGCGTCAATTCCGGCCCCGCGTTTGTCATTACCGCTGTCGGAATGGGGTTTCTGAGAAACGAACGTTCCGGAATCATCCTGCTTGTTTCCCAGCTTGCCGCTTCTTTGATTTTATGCGTCGTATGCGGTATCGGCGTAAAAAACGAAATTGTTTCATCAAAGAACAAACGGAAACGCGCCAAAAACACAGGGGCGGACGCGCTGATTTTGTCTGCTGCCGACGCGGCGCGTTCCATGATCAACATGTGCTGTTTTGTAATCCTGTTCGCCGCCATTTTGAACTTGCTTCGGCTATGGGTAAAGGAGCCGCGCGCGGCGGCGGCGCTTTCCGCTCTGCTGGAGGTGACAGGCGGCTGCTCCGACCTTGCAAAGCTTGGAGTGCCGCTGTGGGCAGTCTCGCTCGCCATTGGCTGGGGGGGCGTCTGCGTGCACTTCCAGATTCTTTCTTCCGTCTCAAGCATCAGGGTTCATCTTCCCCGGTTTATGCTGTTCCGCCTATTTCACGGATTAGCCGCCGCCGCCATTACATGGGCTTTGATGCGCGTATTTCCCGCTGATGTGGAAGTATTCAATACAACGTCCCAGCCTCTGGCGGGAGCCTTTTCGAGCTCCGTCCCCACCGCCGCCGCGCTGATCGCGCTCTGTGTAGCATTGATTTTCAGTCTTCCGCGTGAAAAACTGGAAATTAATGATCAATAA
- a CDS encoding YabP/YqfC family sporulation protein, with amino-acid sequence MAKKMSIRKLTAPMQMPSHMEINGNQEVIVDGCGGVLEYDTDVVRIKTGKLIVRFTGRGLVIKCLTADSLVVTGYLTGIEFCV; translated from the coding sequence TTGGCTAAAAAAATGAGTATCCGAAAGCTGACGGCACCGATGCAAATGCCATCGCACATGGAAATAAACGGGAATCAGGAAGTGATTGTCGACGGATGCGGCGGTGTGCTGGAGTATGACACCGACGTGGTCAGAATTAAAACAGGAAAGTTGATTGTGCGCTTTACGGGGCGCGGCCTGGTCATTAAATGCCTGACCGCGGATTCACTGGTGGTAACAGGGTACCTGACCGGAATCGAGTTTTGTGTGTGA